In Leptospira harrisiae, a genomic segment contains:
- a CDS encoding LIC11177 family protein encodes MPVEKKSSVEEVLKREKLTKEFEKEKRVSEQKAIEQAAAKLSAQSPETTETVKTSKFITNIDITFSQAKTDLRFYFLNDGSYADDFKRMFQENESLFKRYGITSQKYLEYIRESFDRYKKIHDMMPLDPMKPKHFKYVEDSISELVRMFNQRFGK; translated from the coding sequence ATGCCTGTAGAAAAGAAATCCTCTGTAGAAGAGGTTCTCAAACGCGAAAAATTAACCAAAGAATTTGAAAAAGAAAAACGTGTTTCCGAACAAAAGGCGATCGAACAAGCAGCAGCTAAATTGTCTGCACAGAGCCCAGAAACAACCGAAACTGTAAAAACATCCAAATTCATTACCAATATCGACATAACATTTTCCCAAGCAAAAACGGATCTAAGGTTTTATTTTCTGAATGATGGAAGTTATGCGGACGATTTCAAACGAATGTTCCAAGAGAACGAATCCTTATTCAAACGTTACGGAATCACTAGCCAGAAGTATTTGGAATACATTCGAGAATCCTTTGATCGTTATAAAAAAATTCATGATATGATGCCTCTGGATCCAATGAAACCTAAACATTTTAAATACGTAGAAGACTCCATTTCGGAACTGGTAAGGATGTTCAACCAGAGATTCGGAAAATAA
- the hisB gene encoding imidazoleglycerol-phosphate dehydratase HisB: MVESRKTSETDIRLDLNVRGTGVYQFDTEIPFFEHMLSHISKHGLIDMDLKLRGDIGIDCHHSVEDTAILMGQMIHTQLGDKKGIFRYGHFTLPMDEVLTTVAVDLGGRFYFKYTGPPMDGKFGIYDAELSLEFLQKFALNAKMNLHVVVHYGENRHHIHESIFKGLGKALRQAIAIDSLTKDQIPSTKGMLE, translated from the coding sequence ATGGTGGAATCAAGAAAGACATCCGAAACAGACATCCGGCTGGACCTAAACGTCCGAGGTACGGGAGTCTACCAGTTTGATACTGAAATCCCGTTTTTTGAGCATATGCTCTCTCATATCTCCAAACATGGCCTCATTGATATGGATTTAAAACTCCGAGGCGACATTGGTATCGATTGCCACCATTCTGTGGAAGACACCGCCATCCTTATGGGTCAAATGATCCACACCCAATTAGGTGATAAAAAAGGAATCTTCCGATACGGACATTTTACCTTACCAATGGATGAAGTTTTAACAACAGTCGCAGTGGATCTCGGTGGACGATTTTATTTTAAATACACTGGCCCTCCTATGGATGGGAAATTTGGAATTTATGACGCAGAACTTTCACTCGAGTTCCTTCAGAAATTTGCTCTCAACGCAAAGATGAATTTACACGTCGTTGTACATTATGGTGAAAACCGCCACCACATCCACGAATCTATTTTTAAGGGCCTTGGTAAGGCATTACGGCAAGCGATTGCCATCGACTCACTAACAAAGGATCAAATACCTTCTACAAAAGGAATGTTGGAGTGA
- the hisH gene encoding imidazole glycerol phosphate synthase subunit HisH, which produces MIVVLDFGMGNIHSLLKAVSLYTSDFQFTSDLETVKKADKIILPGDGHFDKAMQNLNQAGFSSVLKDHVAAEKPLFGICIGYQVLFEDSDETSKPGATIPGLGFIRGKIRKFEGKQNLKVPHMGWNKLFDIKAKNTKLLKGIPNESFMYFIHSYRPVGVDRLDITANCHYYGESFPAVVEKETIYGTQFHPEKSDITGLGILKNFIEL; this is translated from the coding sequence GTGATTGTTGTTTTAGATTTTGGAATGGGGAATATCCATTCCTTACTCAAAGCAGTTTCCTTATACACTAGTGATTTTCAATTTACGAGTGATCTTGAAACGGTCAAAAAAGCTGATAAAATTATTTTGCCTGGTGATGGACATTTTGATAAAGCCATGCAGAATTTAAATCAGGCAGGATTTTCTTCTGTATTAAAAGATCACGTAGCCGCAGAAAAACCTTTGTTTGGAATTTGTATAGGTTATCAAGTGTTATTTGAGGATTCGGATGAAACTTCTAAACCAGGGGCAACCATTCCGGGTCTCGGATTCATTCGCGGTAAAATTCGAAAGTTTGAAGGGAAACAAAACTTAAAAGTTCCTCATATGGGATGGAATAAACTTTTTGATATCAAAGCCAAAAATACCAAGTTATTAAAAGGAATTCCCAACGAATCTTTTATGTATTTTATCCATTCTTATCGGCCTGTGGGTGTCGATAGGTTGGACATCACAGCTAACTGCCATTACTATGGGGAATCTTTTCCTGCTGTGGTAGAAAAAGAAACTATCTATGGAACACAGTTCCATCCCGAAAAATCAGATATAACAGGACTTGGAATCCTAAAAAACTTTATAGAACTCTAA
- the hisA gene encoding 1-(5-phosphoribosyl)-5-[(5-phosphoribosylamino)methylideneamino]imidazole-4-carboxamide isomerase, giving the protein MLVLPAIDLLDNEAVRLLQGDYSKKTVYSSEPEKMIQVFEEQGATLIHIVDLNAAKTGKSENEKAIRKIKNKCSVDLELGGGIRSLENMKFYDGLGVSRFILGTVAVEDPSVVEQGLKTFGPNRIVIGVDAKDGLVRTKGWETNSGIKYTDFLKTMYDMGIRHVIFTDISKDGMMAGPNTAVYLELLSMFPDLQLVASGGVSSTKDLVHLYDASKGKLFGAITGKAIYEGKLDLKESIRILSMKRNEN; this is encoded by the coding sequence ATGTTAGTATTACCTGCAATTGATCTTTTAGATAACGAAGCTGTGCGATTACTCCAAGGGGATTATTCTAAAAAAACAGTGTATTCCTCCGAACCCGAAAAAATGATCCAAGTTTTTGAGGAACAAGGGGCCACACTGATTCACATTGTGGATTTAAATGCTGCAAAAACTGGAAAATCAGAAAATGAGAAAGCCATTCGCAAAATTAAAAACAAATGTTCCGTAGATCTAGAGTTAGGTGGTGGAATTCGTTCTTTAGAAAATATGAAGTTTTATGATGGGCTCGGTGTATCTCGGTTTATTTTAGGAACTGTTGCCGTAGAGGACCCATCTGTGGTAGAACAGGGATTAAAAACCTTCGGCCCAAATCGAATTGTGATTGGAGTGGATGCCAAAGATGGATTGGTTCGCACTAAAGGTTGGGAAACCAATTCAGGAATCAAATACACTGATTTTTTAAAAACAATGTATGATATGGGAATCCGCCACGTAATTTTTACAGACATTTCCAAAGACGGAATGATGGCTGGGCCAAACACTGCTGTTTATTTGGAGTTATTGTCTATGTTTCCCGATTTACAGCTGGTAGCTTCTGGGGGAGTTTCTTCCACAAAAGACCTGGTGCATTTGTATGATGCCTCTAAGGGAAAACTATTCGGTGCCATCACGGGAAAAGCAATTTATGAAGGAAAATTAGACTTAAAAGAAAGTATCAGGATTCTAAGTATGAAGAGGAATGAAAATTGA